The genomic segment AGAATATGGCGATCGACCTGGGCACCGCCAATACGCTGGTCTACGTGCAGGATCGCGGGATCGTGCTTAACGAGCCGTCGGTGGTAGCGATCGAAACGCTCAATGGCGTGAAGCGGGTCAAGGCCGTGGGCGACGATGCGAAAATGATGATGGGCAAGACGCCAGACAACATCGACGCAATCCGCCCGCTGCGCGATGGTGTTATTGCCGACATCGAAATCGCAGAAGAAATGATCAAGCACTTCATCCGTAAGGTGAACGGCAAGAAGACGAGCATGTTCCGTCCGCCGGAAATCGTCGTCTGCGTTCCTTCCGGCTCCACCTCGGTCGAGCGCCGCGCCATTCGCGACGCCGCTTCGAATGCGGGTGCCTCTGAAGTATTCCTGATCCTTGAGCCGATGGCTGCGGCAATCGGCGCCGATATGCCCGTTACCGAACCGGTCGGCTCGATGGTGGTGGACATCGGTGGCGGCACCACCGAAGTCGCGGTGCTTTCGCTGCGCGGCCTCGCCTATACCACTTCAGTGCGTACAGGCGGTGACAAGATGGACGAAGCCATCGTTTCCTATGTCCGCCGACACCACAATCTGCTGATCGGCGATGCCACTGCGGAGCGGATCAAGAAGGACTACGGCATCGCAGTGGTCCCGGAAGATGGCATCGGTGAAACGATCACTCTCAAGGGACGCGACCTCGTCAACGGCGTACCCAAGGAAATCACGATTAATCAGGCGAACATCGCCGAAGCGCTGTCCGAACCGATCGGCGCAATCGTGGAAGGCGTTCGCATCGCGTTGGAAAACACCGCACCGGAACTGGCTGCCGACATTGTCGACCAGGGCATCGTGCTGACCGGAGGCGGCGCCCTGATCCGCCGTCTGGACGAACATCTGCGCGAAGAAACCGGTCTTCCGGTGAGCGTGGCGGAGGATCCCCTGTCCTGCGTCGCCCTGGGCACAGGCCGGGCGATGGAAGACCCGATCTATCGCGGCGTGTTGATGACCGCCTGAGACAGTCAAACCGCCGGGGGCAGTCCATAACGGCCGTCCGTCGGCCCAATAAGGAAACAGGCGCATGGCGCCGCCGAGAAAACGCCGCACGGGCCATTCCAAGAAGGCGCAGTTCAGCGCCTTCACCGGATATCTCGTGGCCGGCATCGGCGCCTTGATCGGCGCCGGACTGCTGGCGCTTTCGGCATGGAAGCCCGAAGCAATGGCATCCCTGCGCGCAGAGGCGACCGACGTGGTCGAGCCTGCCGGCCGCGCAGGGGCGGAAGTCCGCAGCGACAGTCAGGGCCTGATCCAGGCGATCGCCGGCTATTTCGATGCCGGGAACAAGAACGCCCGGCTTCAGCGCGAAGTAGAAGAGGCTCACGTCCATCTGGCCGAAGCCAAGGCCATAGAGGCGGAAAACCAGCGGCTGAAGGCTTTGCTGGGATTGCGCGAGGAGGAAGTCAAACCCGTCGCCTATGCGCGACTGATCGGCTCCAGTTCCGCCAGCACCCGCCGCTTTGCCTATCTTTCGGCCGGGCGTGATTCAGGAGTCAAGCCGGGCATGCCGGTCCGTTCCCCCATGGGGCTGGTCGGACGCGTGTTGGAAGCTGGCGACAGCAGCGCACGCGTCATGTTGCTGACCGACACGGCCAGCATGGTACCCGTTCGGCGCAGCACGGATAATGTAATCGCCTTCGCGGAAGGTCGCGCGGACGGTTCGCTGCGGCTGCGCCTGATTAATCTCGGCATCAATCCGCTCAAGAAGGGCGACGTCTTCGTGACATCGGGCGCGGGTGGCATCTTCCGCCCGGGCATCGCCGTGGCGGTGGTGGAAAAGGTCACCAATGACGGGGCGGTCGGACTGCCATTGGCCAATCCTGCCGCGACAATCCATGTTGCAGTCGATCCCGTATGGGTGCCGCAGGCCGCCGCCGTGATTGCGCAACCTGCACCGGGAGGGCCGCAATGAGCCCTGAGCGCCGCATGGACGCACGCATGACCGCTACCCATCGCGACCGCTTCGGCAAGACGATCAACCGCGATCATTCGGTGGTGCTGGCACATGGTGTGCCGCTGCTCACAATTCTGCTCGCCTCGCTTGCGCCTCTACTTCCGGTAATTGCTGCAGGCCCGGTGATGCCGCCCTTCGGCTTCATGATGTTGCTTGCCTGGCGCATCGTGCGCCCGGGCCTGCTACCGCTATGGGTCGGGTTGCCGCTTGGCGCGTTCGACGATCTGTTCAGCGGGCAACCCTTCGGCAATGCCATCCTTCTCTGGTCGGTCGCAATGCTGGCTATGGACGCAATCGAACTCCGTTTTCCCTGGCGCGGTTTCTGGCAGGACTGGGGCACAGCATCCGGCATGATCACTGCTTATCTGTTCATTGGCGCCCTGTTTGCCGGCGGCAACTTCGAAATTGAACGATTTGGTCTTATCATTCCGCAGATATTGCTGAGTGCGCTGTTGTTCCCCATCGTGGCGCGCATGGTTTCCTTCTTCGATCGTGTCAGGCTGTTCCGCATCAAGGTGGTAGGCTGACCGCAATGGCACGGCCACGCACGACAGCCGGAACGCTGAACAATTCATTCCAGCGCCGCAGCTTCCTTATCGGCGGGATACAGGGCGGCGTAGGCCTGCTGCTGGCCGCGCGCATGGGCTACCTGGCGGTGGCGGAGAACGAGCGTTACCGCGTCCTGTCGGAATCCAACCGAGTAAACCTGTCACTGATCCCCCCTCGCCGGGGTTGGATCCTTGACCGCAATGGCGCTCCGCTTGCTTCCAATCGCGCCGATTTTCGCGTGGACGTGGTGCCCGAGCGAATGCTCAACCCGGAACGCGAGGTAGAAACGCTCGGCACTTTGCTCAATCTGTCTGCCGTGCAGGTTCAGGATCTGAAGGACAAACTGTCCGATGCGCGCGGCTTTCAACCCGTCGAAGTCGCCAGCGGCCTTGATTACGAGAAATTCGCAGCAGTCAGCGTCCGACTGCCTGACCTGCCCGGGGTCGTCCCTCAACGCGGCTTCTCGCGCCATTACCCTACTGGCCCTTCGGTAGGGCACCTGATCGGATATGTCGGGGCAGCGTCTGCCGAGGAATATGAAAAAGAGCGGATTCCGCTGCTAGTCACTCCCGGCTTCAAGATGGGCAAGGACGGGCTGGAAAAGCAGTTCGAACAGACCTTGCGGGGCGAACCGGGTGCCCGGCGCGTGGAAGTCACTGCCAGCGGCGAGATCGTCCGCGATCTTGAAACACGCGAAGATGTTCAGGGCAAGCCGATCAAGCTGACCATCGACGGCCCACTACAGGATTATGCCGCACGCCGCCTCGGTCTCGAATCCGGCTCTGTCGTAGTGCTCGATTGCCTCACCGGCGACCTGTTGTGCATGGCGTCCATGCCCAGCTTCGATCCCAACAGCTTCTCCGACGGCATCGGCCGTGTCGAATGGAAGATGCTGGCGGATGACGATCACGTGCCTTTGCGCAACAAGGTGCTCAAGGGCCTTTACCCGCCCGGCTCCACCGTCAAGCCAATGGTCTCCATGGCTTTTCTGGAAGCCGGTCTGGACCCGCATGAGACAGTGTTCTGCGGCGGCGGCCTGAAAGTGGGCAACCGCGTGTTCCACTGCTGGAATCGGCGCGGGCACGGCCAGGTCGATATGGCCAAGGGCATTTACCAGAGCTGCGATGTCTATTTCTATCACTTCGCCCAGCGGCTGGGCATGAATGTGATAGCGCCGATGGCTCGCCGTCTGGGCATGCAGGAAGAATTCCCTCTGCCGGTCTCCAGCCAGTTCTTCGGCACCGTCCCCGATCCCGAATGGCTGATGCGCAAGCACAAGCGCGAATGGCAGCCCTATGATACGGTGAATGCCACTATCGGCCAGGGCTATATGTTGGCCAATCCCCTGCAGCTCGCCGTGATGGCCACACGGCTCGCCAGCGGCAACAAGGTAATGCCGCGCCTGATCCTTGACGGGAAGAAGCCCAAATTCGAAACCATGGGCTTCCACGGCGATCACACTACGATCATCCGCAACGCCATGAACGAAGTGGTGAACGGCGCAGGCACCGCCGGGCGGGCGCGCATCCCGATCGAAGGGATTCACATGGCGGGCAAGACCGGTACCGCGCAAGTCGTTTCGCTCAACGTCTCCAGCGGCAAGGGCGGCCTGTGGAAGCATCGCGACCATGGCCTGTTCATCTTCTTCGCCCCTTTCGACAATCCGCGCTATGCCGGCGCAGTGGTGATCGAACATGGCGGCGGTTCCGGCGCGGCCTATCCTATCGCGCGTGATGTGATCACGTTCCTATACGACCCTGCTCTCGCCATGCAGAAGCTGCAGGAAATGGAGAAGGAATGGGGCGGTACGCCACGTGATCGCATGGCCCGCAAATATGCCGCCTATGCTACCGAATTCGGCATTTCCGTGCCGAAACCGCCATCCGATCCCGAAGATATAACTCGTCAGGTCGATGCCGAAGCGCGTGCCGCAGTGGCCGCGATCGAAGACTCGCCTGAAGGCGGCGCGGTCGTTACGCGGCCGGTCGAAATGGATCAGGAAATTGCGCCGCCCGGCACCGCAAATGCCGGACAGGCCGCCGCTCCGGCAGTTCCGCCTGCCTCCACGGTGTCAGTGCCGCCTGTAGCGGAGCCGAATTGATGAGCCGGTCAATCGTCCCTGCCGCTGTCGCCAGACTGCCTTGGCAAGTCATCATCCCGTTGATGGCGCTGACCACCTTCGGCGGCGCCGTGCTTTATTCGGCCGCAGGCGGAAGCATGAGTCCGTTTGCGGCGTCACACCTGGTCCGCTTCTTCGTTTTCCTCATCATGGCGCTCATCATGGCCCGCGTTCCACGCGATCTTGTGCGCTGGGCCGCCTATCCCGCCTATGCCGCGGTTCTGCTGCTTTTGATGGCGGTGGAGGCCCTTGGGGCAATTGGCGGTGGTAGCCAACGATGGCTGAACCTCGGGCCGCTTGTGCTCCAACCATCCGAACTGATGAAGCCCACTATCGTCCTGGTGCTCGCCAGCTTCTATCACACCCTGCCCGCAGGGGAGGTCGGCGGATGGCGCTCGATCATCCCAGCCGGCGGACTGATCGCACTGCCTATGGGGCTGGTGCTGTTGCAACCCGATCTGGGGACTGCATTGGCGATCGGCTTCGGTGGCGCCGTGGTGATCTTCCTTTCCGGCCTGCCGATGCGCTGGTTCGTGGGCGGCGGGCTTGCTGCTGCGGTTGCTGCGCCTTTGGCTTATTTCTTCGCATTGCACGATTATCAGCGCCGCCGCGTGACCACGTTCCTCGATCCGGAAAGCGATCCGCTCGGCGCTGGTTATCACATCACCCAATCCAAGATCGCCATCGGATCCGGCGGCATTTTCGGGAAAGGCTTCGGCAATGGCTCACAGAGTCACCTGAACTATCTGCCCGAACCGCACACAGACTTCGTCTTTGCCACGATGTCGGAAGAATGGGGACTGATCGGCGGCCTTGCCGTGCTGCTGGTGTTCGGCGTTGTGCTGCGCTGGGGCTGGGAAGTGGCTCGCCGCTCGCCTGACCGCTTCGGCGCCCTGCTGGCTGCCGGGATGACCTCCACGATCTTCTTCTATGTTGCGATCAACCTGATGATGGTGATGGGCCTCGCCCCGGTCGTTGGCATCCCCCTGCCCTTCATGAGCCACGGCGGATCGTCGATGATGACCAACATGATCTGTATCGGCACACTGATGATGGTCGATCGCTGGAACAGGCAGGGCGGACAACGCGGGCTTTCCTGAACAAATTTGCATTAGCTCTTTGCCGATAAGCTGCCAATTCATGTTGCGGAACGTCGCCGAAGGCAAAAATTTTGCGCAGAATTCTTCCGACTGAGTGGCACGATCTTTCCGTCATTCGGGGACGGTCTGGATCATTCGCAACCTTCCGCGCAGGGCCGCGGCAAGATCCTTCCACGATCACCGATACGGCACTTTCTCCGCCGCACTGTCCATCTCGCACTGCGGCAAAAGGGTTTGCATTTGAAACGGTATTCGATTAATTGCTCGATTAAATCGGAATAGACCGATCCAATCCGGCATCCCCCCGTGACCGGATTCCAGACGATCCCTGAGTTTCCTCCCAGGGCCGGGACACATCCACGAGGAGAGGCGCAAGCCGAACTTCATGGATGTGTCCCTGCTTTGCCGGGGGACGCTCGTATTTGGCCGGCCGTGGAGCAACACGCGCCGGGACGAGGTATTGTTGTCGATGAACGGTCCGTTGACCTCAGTAGATCAGGAAGAAACGCAGGAACGCGAGGGCATCTCGCTTTGGAACCTTCACCGTGACCTGACCCGCCTTGCGGACGAACTGGCCGGCGCAGCCCGCCGTGCCGACACCGGCGCCGAACACGACGCGCATGAGCTCTCGCAGGCCAGCACCAGCCCCACCGCACCCCGCGACTATTTTGAAACCTTGCTCACCCAGCGCCGCGAGCGCGAACGCTGCCTTGGCAACGAACTGTTCAGCGAACCGGCGTGGGACATCATGCTGGAACTGATGATTGCCCGGATTGATGGGCGAGAAATGCGCATCAGCGAACTCAGCGCAAGCCAGGAAAACTCCGGCAAGTTCTCGAGCTCCTATGTCGACGCATTGGTCGAGGCAATGCTGATCGAGCGGTACGAATGTTTTGAAGGCAGCAAGGACTGCTTCCTGTCGCTTTCAAGCGAAGCGGCCCGTCGAATGGCAGAACTCTACCGCGCCCGGATGCGCGGATAAGCTGCTGTCTTTTCGATTTTTTTGTCTTTCTTACAGGTTTAGGGCAATAACCCCCTTCACACCGGCGAAACAGCCTCTATATGGAGCGCCTCCGGTGAGTCGCCGGAACGGCGGAAACGGGCCAACGGCCCAGATGCCAGTGTGGACGCATAGCTCAGTTGGTAGAGCAGCTGACTCTTAATCAGCGGGTCCTAGGTTCGAGCCCTAGTGCGTCCACCATATTTTTAACGACTTAGATGCGACTTACAGGCCACGCCTTTCGGCGGGGCACCAATGGGGCATCAGATCTCAATGGGCGATGTCTTCCAGATCTCACCAGCCAGCGCGATCAAGAGCGCGTGGCGCTTGTCGATTGAGGCGGCGCTCCATGCTGGGAACGAAGCCAGTTTCTCGTTGATCCGCGAAATCGACGTATTCTGCCCCACGTTGGTCAATTCGACCAAGCTACGAGTGAGATAGTTGCTGCTCTTCCGATATTCCTCCTGCTTTTTCGCATAAAAATCGTTGCTCGCAACAATGTTGATGGGCTTTTCCAAGAGTGTGAGGTTGCCCAGCCGGTTCTTGTAATCTTCGTAAATCGAGTCCGGGTTGTCCTCGGCCCATGCCGCGCTAAGTTCCGCAGTCGGCGTGTCCGGCAGGATATGCTCGATCTCCAGCACAACATAGGGGTCAAGACTGCCAGGGCTCCTCACGCCGCTAAATGCCAAATCGACATATTGGGTGAGCCGGGCCAGCAGATAGCGCGTCCGGTATTGCTGCATGGAATAGAGCGAGTAGCGTTTGAGGGCATCGGACAACTCTTGCGCCTTGTCAGCCATGCTGGTCTCAAAACGCTCCGCAATGAAGCCGTTCAGCTTTTCCTTCTGGATTGAAAGATCGGCAGCGGCCGTGATGACACGCAGTTCATCCGCCCATAGCGAGAAACTGCGCTCCAAATCCCGCGTAGGGGTCTTGGTGAAGATGTAATAGAATAGGAAGCTCTCAAGCTGTGTCACGAAATGATCGAAGAGCGGTTTCGGCAGTGGAGCCGCCGCCATGAGCAGCACGAAGTGCAGGCTGAATGCACCGCCGGTCAGGCGCTTAAGGCCATCCATTGCGAGATTGGGCTTGCCGTCATTGCCGCATCCATTGGCAAAGGCGAGATAATGCTCGACATTGCGGATCACCTTACGGACGAACTCGAACGGCTTGTTCCCATAGTCGCAGACCGCGGCGTTGCCCTTGTCCACCAGCCAGTCGTAAATTTCATCCTCGCGGATGACGGAATCGCCCCTACTGTTCTTGATGACGTAGTTCGCCATCAGGAAGTAGCGCAGGAAACGCAGAGGCTTCTCCCGCGCCTTTTCCAGCGGCTTGGTGATCTTTTTCCATTCGTCCTTGAGCTGCGAAAACTGCATGGACTGAACCTGCGTGAACAGCAGATTCTTGAGTAGGTCCATTGGGTTGAGGCCGACGCCGCGCTCGTTGATCGTCTCGAAGATTTTCAGCGCGCTACTGACATCGGTGGAAATTTGGATGAACACCACGCTGTTTGCCAGATAGCCCCAATATTTCTTAAGCTTGGTGATGTCGTCGTAATTGTCAGTCAGATAGTGGTAGATGGTGGTGTAGGCGTTGATGATGTTTTCCAGCGAACCGAAGCTGGCGATACCAGCGGCCTGAATGCCGGTCCGCACGGTGATCGGGTCGCCGTTCACCTCGACCAGCGTCGCGATCACCTCCGCCGCGAATTCATAGCGTGGCTCCAGTTTCAGGCTGATCCGCGTTTCGCCGCTGTTGTCGGTATAGCTTGTGGAAATCAGCCCGCCGAGGGTCTGTTCCTGCGCTTCGCCTTGAAAGATGCGTCGCAGCGCGCAGAGCAGCAGGAAGAATGTCGTTAGCCGC from the Erythrobacter sp. SG61-1L genome contains:
- a CDS encoding rod shape-determining protein, producing the protein MSSFFSKFFKLGSQNMAIDLGTANTLVYVQDRGIVLNEPSVVAIETLNGVKRVKAVGDDAKMMMGKTPDNIDAIRPLRDGVIADIEIAEEMIKHFIRKVNGKKTSMFRPPEIVVCVPSGSTSVERRAIRDAASNAGASEVFLILEPMAAAIGADMPVTEPVGSMVVDIGGGTTEVAVLSLRGLAYTTSVRTGGDKMDEAIVSYVRRHHNLLIGDATAERIKKDYGIAVVPEDGIGETITLKGRDLVNGVPKEITINQANIAEALSEPIGAIVEGVRIALENTAPELAADIVDQGIVLTGGGALIRRLDEHLREETGLPVSVAEDPLSCVALGTGRAMEDPIYRGVLMTA
- the mreC gene encoding rod shape-determining protein MreC, whose product is MAPPRKRRTGHSKKAQFSAFTGYLVAGIGALIGAGLLALSAWKPEAMASLRAEATDVVEPAGRAGAEVRSDSQGLIQAIAGYFDAGNKNARLQREVEEAHVHLAEAKAIEAENQRLKALLGLREEEVKPVAYARLIGSSSASTRRFAYLSAGRDSGVKPGMPVRSPMGLVGRVLEAGDSSARVMLLTDTASMVPVRRSTDNVIAFAEGRADGSLRLRLINLGINPLKKGDVFVTSGAGGIFRPGIAVAVVEKVTNDGAVGLPLANPAATIHVAVDPVWVPQAAAVIAQPAPGGPQ
- a CDS encoding rod shape-determining protein MreD, with product MSPERRMDARMTATHRDRFGKTINRDHSVVLAHGVPLLTILLASLAPLLPVIAAGPVMPPFGFMMLLAWRIVRPGLLPLWVGLPLGAFDDLFSGQPFGNAILLWSVAMLAMDAIELRFPWRGFWQDWGTASGMITAYLFIGALFAGGNFEIERFGLIIPQILLSALLFPIVARMVSFFDRVRLFRIKVVG
- the mrdA gene encoding penicillin-binding protein 2; the encoded protein is MARPRTTAGTLNNSFQRRSFLIGGIQGGVGLLLAARMGYLAVAENERYRVLSESNRVNLSLIPPRRGWILDRNGAPLASNRADFRVDVVPERMLNPEREVETLGTLLNLSAVQVQDLKDKLSDARGFQPVEVASGLDYEKFAAVSVRLPDLPGVVPQRGFSRHYPTGPSVGHLIGYVGAASAEEYEKERIPLLVTPGFKMGKDGLEKQFEQTLRGEPGARRVEVTASGEIVRDLETREDVQGKPIKLTIDGPLQDYAARRLGLESGSVVVLDCLTGDLLCMASMPSFDPNSFSDGIGRVEWKMLADDDHVPLRNKVLKGLYPPGSTVKPMVSMAFLEAGLDPHETVFCGGGLKVGNRVFHCWNRRGHGQVDMAKGIYQSCDVYFYHFAQRLGMNVIAPMARRLGMQEEFPLPVSSQFFGTVPDPEWLMRKHKREWQPYDTVNATIGQGYMLANPLQLAVMATRLASGNKVMPRLILDGKKPKFETMGFHGDHTTIIRNAMNEVVNGAGTAGRARIPIEGIHMAGKTGTAQVVSLNVSSGKGGLWKHRDHGLFIFFAPFDNPRYAGAVVIEHGGGSGAAYPIARDVITFLYDPALAMQKLQEMEKEWGGTPRDRMARKYAAYATEFGISVPKPPSDPEDITRQVDAEARAAVAAIEDSPEGGAVVTRPVEMDQEIAPPGTANAGQAAAPAVPPASTVSVPPVAEPN
- the rodA gene encoding rod shape-determining protein RodA, which translates into the protein MSRSIVPAAVARLPWQVIIPLMALTTFGGAVLYSAAGGSMSPFAASHLVRFFVFLIMALIMARVPRDLVRWAAYPAYAAVLLLLMAVEALGAIGGGSQRWLNLGPLVLQPSELMKPTIVLVLASFYHTLPAGEVGGWRSIIPAGGLIALPMGLVLLQPDLGTALAIGFGGAVVIFLSGLPMRWFVGGGLAAAVAAPLAYFFALHDYQRRRVTTFLDPESDPLGAGYHITQSKIAIGSGGIFGKGFGNGSQSHLNYLPEPHTDFVFATMSEEWGLIGGLAVLLVFGVVLRWGWEVARRSPDRFGALLAAGMTSTIFFYVAINLMMVMGLAPVVGIPLPFMSHGGSSMMTNMICIGTLMMVDRWNRQGGQRGLS
- a CDS encoding DUF262 domain-containing protein; protein product: MARIENHKYTIEEAFRECFYIVPDYQREYVWTDKEVHQLLEDINEQIDAGSAREYFIGTVLVSPTEQKNHYEVIDGQQRLTTFFLLLCALRRIFQGEAQEQTLGGLISTSYTDNSGETRISLKLEPRYEFAAEVIATLVEVNGDPITVRTGIQAAGIASFGSLENIINAYTTIYHYLTDNYDDITKLKKYWGYLANSVVFIQISTDVSSALKIFETINERGVGLNPMDLLKNLLFTQVQSMQFSQLKDEWKKITKPLEKAREKPLRFLRYFLMANYVIKNSRGDSVIREDEIYDWLVDKGNAAVCDYGNKPFEFVRKVIRNVEHYLAFANGCGNDGKPNLAMDGLKRLTGGAFSLHFVLLMAAAPLPKPLFDHFVTQLESFLFYYIFTKTPTRDLERSFSLWADELRVITAAADLSIQKEKLNGFIAERFETSMADKAQELSDALKRYSLYSMQQYRTRYLLARLTQYVDLAFSGVRSPGSLDPYVVLEIEHILPDTPTAELSAAWAEDNPDSIYEDYKNRLGNLTLLEKPINIVASNDFYAKKQEEYRKSSNYLTRSLVELTNVGQNTSISRINEKLASFPAWSAASIDKRHALLIALAGEIWKTSPIEI